The Candidatus Binataceae bacterium region AAGGAGCAGGGCCTCGATATCGGCAACTTCGACCGTTACCTCGGCTACAGCCAGCAATGGCAGGACATGGACGCGCGCGTGCGCTTCCTCGACGAAGAAGGCTTCGACAAACAGGTGCTCTACCCGAGTCTCGGCATCGTATGGGAGGGCGAGGTCGACGATCCGGCGCTCGCCGACGCGCTCTGCCGCGCCTACAACACATGGGCCTTCGAGCTGGCCGCGCCGCACAAGGACCGGCTGTTCCCCGCCGCTCACATCTCGATTCGCGATTACGCGCTCGCCGTGCGCGAGATGGAACGCGTGGCGAAACTCGGCGCACGGTCGATCTTCGTCTCTTCGGCGCCGGTGCGCGGGCACAGCTTCGGTCATCCGGAGTTCGACCCGGTGTGGGCGGCGGCCGAAGCGCTCGACCTCGCGGTCGGCATCCACCTGGTCTCGCATCGCAACTACACCGGCAGCGCCTGGTACAAGGATCCCAAGCCGGGCCTGATGTACTTCACGATGAGCATCATCCAGGATCCGCGGATGGCGCTGACCACGATGGTGGTGGACGGCGTGTTCGAGCGCTTCCCCAAGCTGCGCGTGGCCACAGTCGAAGCGATGGTCGGATGGGTGGGCGAATGGATCGAGCGGCTGGATTATCGCTACTCGTACATGGGCCACACTTCGCAGATGAAACGCCCGGCCGAGGAATACTTCCATCGCAACATCTGGGTCAGCGCCGATCCGGAGGAGCGGATGTTTCCGTACATCGTGCAGTTCGCCGGCGACGATCGCTTCTTCATCGGCTCGGACTATCCGCACGCCGAGGGTTTCGTGCGGCCGGTGGAAAAAGCGCGGAGCCGTCTGGCCTCGCTGCCCGCGGCGTCGATCGACAAGATTCTCGAGACCAACGCGCGCGACTTCTACCACATCTGATTTCCGCCCTTGGCGCGCCGCGGATGGTTGCCCGCGCGGCGGATTCGAGGTAGCGTGATGCAGTATAATGCATCCTGACGCTCAAGCCGCCCTTCGCGCCAAATCAGGCCGGTCTTCACCGGGACAATCCTCACCGGACCAATCCTCACCGAACCAATCTTCGGGCGCTCCGGCCGATTCGTCCCCGCTGGAGACCGACGTTCCCCTCGCCTACTTGCGGCTCCTCGGTGAGCGCGTCCGCGACGCGCGGGCGCGGCACGGGATGACGCGCCGGATGCTAGCGCATGACTGCGGCGTGTCGGAGCGCTACCTGGCGGAGCTCGAAAGCGGACGCGGCAACTTCTCGATCGTGCTGCTCCGCCGCGTGGCCGCGGCGATCGACGTTCCGCTCGCCGACCTGGTGAGCGAAGATCTGCCGCCGGTCGAGTATGCGCTGGTCGCCGAACGGCTGCGCCGCCTCAAACCGGCCGAACTGACGGAAGCGGCTGCGATCCTCGCCAAGCGATTTGGCGGCGACGCGCGACGGGCGCAGCGCATCGCGCTCATCGGACTCCGCGGCGCCGGCAAGAGCACGCTCGGCGCGCTGCTCGCGGAGCGTCTGGGCTGGGAATTCGTTGAGCTGAGCCGCGAAATCGAGCGCGAAGCCGCGGTCGGCGTGAACGAGATTTTCGATCTGTGGGGCCAGGCCGCGTATCGCCGCTACGAACGGCGCGCGCTCGAGCGCGTCGTGCTCACACGCTCGCGGGTGGTGATCGCGACCGGCGGCGGTCTGGTTTCCGAACTCGCCACCTTCGAACGCCTGCTGGAGGCGTGTTACACGGTCTGGCTGCAAGCCTCGCCCAACGATTACTGGGAACGCGTACTGCGCCAGGGCGATTACCGGGTCAGCCACGGCGTCAGCGCGAAAGAGGCGCTGGCCGACATGCGGCGCATCCTCGCGCAGCGCGAGGCGCTCTACTCCAAGGCCGACGTCCGGCTCGATACCGGCGGCAAGACCCCGGCCCAATCGCTGCGCGAACTGGCTGCGCTGGTGCGCAAGGCGCGCGAACCCGGAGCGCGCGAGCGGCGAAATGCCGCGGCCTCCTCCGGGACGCTTAAGCGTGCAAAATGAGCCTTGACTTAAGTGCGGCCGCATGAATTATATTGCAGGTGACGGGGGCCATGGATTCGCCCGCGAAAGGGCTAGCGACGTGCGATCGGAGCCGCGACCGGCAGCACGGTAATGATGAACACGGCAGCGATGAAATCGATAAATTTCGAAACCCATCCGGACCGCTACCGGCATTGGAAACTCGAGACCGCGCGCGAGCACGCGCGGCTCACGATGAAGGTCGATGAGTCCGGCGGCCTTTTTCCGGGCTACGCGCTCAAGCTCAACTCGTACGACCTCGGCGTGGATATCGAGCTTGCCGACGCCGTGACGCGCCTGCGCTTCGAGCATCCGGGCGTGAGCGTGGTCACGATCGACAGCGCCCTTGAGGGGATGTTTTGCGCGGGCGCCAACATCTTCATGCTTGCCCACGCCGATCACGGCTTCAAGGTCAACTTCTGCAAGTTCACCAACGAGACCCGCCTCGCGATTGAGGACGCGGCCGCCAACAGCGGGCAGCATTACGTGGCCGCGCTCAACGGCACTTGCAGCGGCGGCGGCTACGAACTGGCACTCGCTTGCGAGGAGATAATCCTGGTGGACGACCGGCGCTCGGCAGTGAGCCTGCCCGAGATCGCGTTTCTCGGCGTTCTGCCGGGGACCGGCGGCCTCACCCGGCTCGTCGACAAGCGCAAGGTGCGCCGCGACCTCGCCGACGTCTTCGCCACGCTGGCCGAGGGAGTGCGGGGCGAGCGCGCGGTCAAATGGGGTCTGGTTGACGCGGTCGCGCCGCGCTCGCGCTTCAACGAGGCGGTGGCGGAGCGCGTCGCGGCGCTGATCGATCCGGAGCGTGCTGGACGCGCGGGTGTCACGCTGGACGCACTCGCGCCCGCCGAGGGCGGGAACGAAATCCGCTATCGGCATCTCACGCTGCGCCTCAATCCAGCCGAGCGCCTGGCCGAACTGCTTATCCAAGGGCCCGAAAGCGTGCCCGCGATTCCGCCCGAGGCGACCGCGCCCGGCGCGGAGTTCTATCCGCTTCGGCTTTTTCGTGAAATCGACGACGCGTTGCTGCGCCTGCGCTTCAACTATCCGGAAATCGGGCTCGTGCTGATCAAATCCGCGGGCGACCTCGGGCGGGTGGCCGAAATGGACCGCGCGCTATGGGAGCATCGTGGCGACTGGTTCATCAACGAAACGCTGCTTCTGATGAAACGCGCGCTGAAGCGGCTCGATCTGACCGCCAAAAGCTTTTTCGCGATCGTCGAGCCGGGCTCATGCTTCGCTGGTTCGATCTTCGAGCTCGCGCTCGCCGCCGACCGTATCTACATGAAGTCCAGCGCCGGCGCGCGGATCGCGACCGGGGCGCTGAACGCGGGCGCGCTTGCGATGCACAACGGCCTGAGCCGCCTTGCCACGCGTTTCATCGCCGACCCCGCGCGCGCTGCGGCGCTCGCCGCCGGAGGAACCTTCGACGCCGAGGCGGCCCCGGAGGTCGGACTCGTGACCGCCGCGCCCGACGAGCTGGATTGGGAGGAGGAGCTGCGCCTCGCGGTAAGCGAACGGCTTTCGCTCTCGCCCGATGCACTCACCGGCATGGAGGCAAGCATCCGGTTCGCCGGACCGGAGACGATGGAGACGCGGATTTTCGGACGGCTCTCTGCCTGGCAGAACTGGATCTTTCAGCGCCCCAACGCGACCGGCGAGCATGGCGCGCTCAAGCTTTACGGCCAGCCACAAAGCCCGCAGTTCGATTACCGGCGCACCTGAACCCAACGCGCGCCGCTCGCGTGGCGCGCCGGAGCTTTATTTGCGATGATCGGCGAAATCCCCAACAACGTTGACCTCGATCACGACCAGCAGCTGCGCCGCGCGCTCGCGACGTGGCATCCGCGCTTCCTGCAGTGGTGGAACGAAGTCGGCCCCGAGGGCTTCGACACTTCCACGGTTTACCTGCGCACCGCGATCAACGCGTCGGCCGACGGATGGGCCAACTACACGTACGTGAAAATGCCGGAGTACCGATGGGGCATCTTCCTGGCCCCGCCCGAGAACCGCAAGATCGGCTTCGGCGACGACCCGGACGCCGACCCGTGGCAGCTGGTGCCGGGCGAGTTTCGCAAGGAGCTGCGCCGCATCATTGTGACCCAGGGCGATACCGAGCCGGCCTCGGTCGAGCAGCAGCGCCATCTCGGCCAGACCGCGCCCTCGCTCTATGATCTGCGCAACCTCTTCCAGGTCAACGTCGAGGAGGCGCGCCATCTGTGGGCGATGGTCTATCTGCTGCATCGCTTCTTCGGGCGCGACGGCCGCGAGGAGGCCGAGGAGTTGCTCACGCGCCGCAGCGGCCATCGCGACCATCCGCGCATCCTGACCGCGTTCAACGCGCCGATCCGCGACTGGCTGGATTTCTATTGTTTTGCGATGTTCACCGATCGCGACGGCAAGTACCAGCTCGAATCGCTCTCCGAGAGCGGCTTCGACCCGCTCTCGCGCACCACGCGCTTCATGCTGACCGAAGAAGCGCATCACATGTTCGTCGGCGAAACAGGGGTGCAGCGCGTCGTGCAGCGCACGGCGGATTTGATGAAACAGTCGGGCCGCGCCGACATCCATGCGCTCGGCGGCATCGAGCTCTCGGTGATTCAGAAGTACATCAACCTCTGGTACTCGGAGAGCCTCGATCTCTTCGGCGCCGAGGATTCGAGCAACGCGGCGACCTACTTCGCGACCGGGATCAAGGGGCGCTACCGCGAGCACACGGCCAATGCTTACCGGGAGCATCGCGCGCTCGAGGGCGAATACGAGATGCGCCTGCCCGGCGGCGCGGTCGAGCGGATTCCGCTGCGCCGCGCGATGAACGCGGTCCTGCGCGACGCCTACGCACAGGACTGCGAGCGCGGGCTCGCGCGATGGAACCGCGAACTTGCCGCGCGCGGCCTCGAAGAGCGCCTCGCGCTGCCGCACGTCGGCTTCAATCGCAAGGTCGGCCTGTACGCAGGGCGGAACTGCGATCCAAAGGGGAATGTGCTGGCGGCCGAAGAGTACGCGGCGCGCCGCGGCGAATGGCTGCCCACTGAAGAGGACCGCGCGCGCAACGCGGAACTGATGCGGCCGGTGTATGAGCCGGGCAAAGTCGCTGGATGGATCGCGCCGCCCGCCAAGGGTATCAACGGCCAGCCGCTCGATTTCGAGTACGTGATTCTGACCTGACGGCGCGCACCGCGCCGCGGGTTAGCCGCGGTCGCGCAGCGCGCGGCGCAGGATCTTGCCGTTGGCGGTCTTGGGCAGCTCCGCCATGAATTCGATTCGCTGCGGCACCTTGTAGGGCGCGATCACGGCGCGCACGTGATTGCGAATCTCCTCGGCCAGCGCCTCTGACGGCGCGTATCCGGCACGCAGCGCGAGGAAACCTTTGATGGTCGCGCCGATCTGCGCGTCGGGAATCCCCACCACGGCTGCCTCCAGCACCGCCGGATGCTCGAGCAGTGCGGACTCGACTTCCTTGGGCGAAACCAGGTACGCGCGGCTCTTGATCAAATCGTCGGCGCGCGAGACGTACCAGAAGTAACCGTCGGCGTCGACGTACGCGATGTCCTGCGTGTAGTACCATCCGCCGCGATTCACCGGGGCCCATCGCGCCGCCCCCTTGCGATAGCCGATGGTGAGCCCGGGGTGGTCGTTGCGGAGCACAAGATGGCCCGGCTCGCCGCGCTTGCGCTCGCCTCCCTGGTCGTCAAGAATCGCAGCCTCGTAGCCGCGGAGCGGCTTGCCCATCGAGCCCGGCCGAATTTCCATTCCGATCCGGTTGCTGATGAAAATGTGCGTCTCGGTCTGTCCGATGCCGTCGTAGATCGTCACGCCGAAGCGGCGGCGGAATTCATTAAAGGTGTCGGCGGGCAGCGCCTCGCCGGCGCTGACGCAGGCGCGCAGCGAACCGAGCCGGTAGCGCCCCTCCGTGTCGGGCAGCGCGAGCATCATCCGGTAGATCGTCGGCACCGCGGCGAAGATGGTCACGCGATGGCGCTCGATGGCTTCGAAAGCGGTCTCGGGCGTAAAACGGCCATGCGGCACCACGATCGCCGCCCCTTCCATCAGCGGATACAGGCATCCGGCGCCGAGCGGATACATGAACGACCAGTCCTGCGGCTGATAGCAGACGTCGTCCGCGCTCATCCGCACCATCTCGCGGTTGTACGGATCGCCCGCGCCGATCAGCCATCGATGGGCCTGCTGAACGCCCTTTGGATCGCCGGTGGTGCCGGAGGTATAGATAATGAACGCCGGCTGGTCGCGATGGGTCCGCACAGGCGCGAAGTCATCCGACGCGCCGGCCATCAGGCGCTCCCACGAAAGCGCGCGTTTGCCGTCAACCATCGCCGCTTCCGCGGCCGCATCCGTGCCTGCGAGTATCACGTGACGGAGCATCGGCGTGCGCGCGCTCACCGCCTCGATCGGGCCGACCATCTCGGGCGTCGAGACGGCGGCCACCGCGTCGCTGTTGAGCAGAATTTTCTCGACCTCGTGGTCGCGGAACAGGAAACTGGTCGGCGCGGGAATCGCGCCGGTTTTGATCGTGCCGAGTATCGCGATTAGCGTCTGGAGACTGGTGCCGAGCCGCAGCATCACGTGATCGCCCGGG contains the following coding sequences:
- a CDS encoding amidohydrolase family protein, translated to MKAIDGDSHFMEPMDLFERYIDPAFRERTVKLIRNPETGKAEMLADGKPLKLRDVDQIMGILVGYGEKEQGLDIGNFDRYLGYSQQWQDMDARVRFLDEEGFDKQVLYPSLGIVWEGEVDDPALADALCRAYNTWAFELAAPHKDRLFPAAHISIRDYALAVREMERVAKLGARSIFVSSAPVRGHSFGHPEFDPVWAAAEALDLAVGIHLVSHRNYTGSAWYKDPKPGLMYFTMSIIQDPRMALTTMVVDGVFERFPKLRVATVEAMVGWVGEWIERLDYRYSYMGHTSQMKRPAEEYFHRNIWVSADPEERMFPYIVQFAGDDRFFIGSDYPHAEGFVRPVEKARSRLASLPAASIDKILETNARDFYHI
- a CDS encoding helix-turn-helix transcriptional regulator; this translates as MHPDAQAALRAKSGRSSPGQSSPDQSSPNQSSGAPADSSPLETDVPLAYLRLLGERVRDARARHGMTRRMLAHDCGVSERYLAELESGRGNFSIVLLRRVAAAIDVPLADLVSEDLPPVEYALVAERLRRLKPAELTEAAAILAKRFGGDARRAQRIALIGLRGAGKSTLGALLAERLGWEFVELSREIEREAAVGVNEIFDLWGQAAYRRYERRALERVVLTRSRVVIATGGGLVSELATFERLLEACYTVWLQASPNDYWERVLRQGDYRVSHGVSAKEALADMRRILAQREALYSKADVRLDTGGKTPAQSLRELAALVRKAREPGARERRNAAASSGTLKRAK
- the boxC gene encoding 2,3-epoxybenzoyl-CoA dihydrolase: MMNTAAMKSINFETHPDRYRHWKLETAREHARLTMKVDESGGLFPGYALKLNSYDLGVDIELADAVTRLRFEHPGVSVVTIDSALEGMFCAGANIFMLAHADHGFKVNFCKFTNETRLAIEDAAANSGQHYVAALNGTCSGGGYELALACEEIILVDDRRSAVSLPEIAFLGVLPGTGGLTRLVDKRKVRRDLADVFATLAEGVRGERAVKWGLVDAVAPRSRFNEAVAERVAALIDPERAGRAGVTLDALAPAEGGNEIRYRHLTLRLNPAERLAELLIQGPESVPAIPPEATAPGAEFYPLRLFREIDDALLRLRFNYPEIGLVLIKSAGDLGRVAEMDRALWEHRGDWFINETLLLMKRALKRLDLTAKSFFAIVEPGSCFAGSIFELALAADRIYMKSSAGARIATGALNAGALAMHNGLSRLATRFIADPARAAALAAGGTFDAEAAPEVGLVTAAPDELDWEEELRLAVSERLSLSPDALTGMEASIRFAGPETMETRIFGRLSAWQNWIFQRPNATGEHGALKLYGQPQSPQFDYRRT
- the boxB gene encoding benzoyl-CoA 2,3-epoxidase subunit BoxB → MIGEIPNNVDLDHDQQLRRALATWHPRFLQWWNEVGPEGFDTSTVYLRTAINASADGWANYTYVKMPEYRWGIFLAPPENRKIGFGDDPDADPWQLVPGEFRKELRRIIVTQGDTEPASVEQQRHLGQTAPSLYDLRNLFQVNVEEARHLWAMVYLLHRFFGRDGREEAEELLTRRSGHRDHPRILTAFNAPIRDWLDFYCFAMFTDRDGKYQLESLSESGFDPLSRTTRFMLTEEAHHMFVGETGVQRVVQRTADLMKQSGRADIHALGGIELSVIQKYINLWYSESLDLFGAEDSSNAATYFATGIKGRYREHTANAYREHRALEGEYEMRLPGGAVERIPLRRAMNAVLRDAYAQDCERGLARWNRELAARGLEERLALPHVGFNRKVGLYAGRNCDPKGNVLAAEEYAARRGEWLPTEEDRARNAELMRPVYEPGKVAGWIAPPAKGINGQPLDFEYVILT
- a CDS encoding acyl-CoA synthetase; its protein translation is MTSKPTGPRAYLEIPDELNIASYVVDRHVEEGRGARVAAWAEGRTYSFADLRVLTNRFANALSALGVGPGDHVMLRLGTSLQTLIAILGTIKTGAIPAPTSFLFRDHEVEKILLNSDAVAAVSTPEMVGPIEAVSARTPMLRHVILAGTDAAAEAAMVDGKRALSWERLMAGASDDFAPVRTHRDQPAFIIYTSGTTGDPKGVQQAHRWLIGAGDPYNREMVRMSADDVCYQPQDWSFMYPLGAGCLYPLMEGAAIVVPHGRFTPETAFEAIERHRVTIFAAVPTIYRMMLALPDTEGRYRLGSLRACVSAGEALPADTFNEFRRRFGVTIYDGIGQTETHIFISNRIGMEIRPGSMGKPLRGYEAAILDDQGGERKRGEPGHLVLRNDHPGLTIGYRKGAARWAPVNRGGWYYTQDIAYVDADGYFWYVSRADDLIKSRAYLVSPKEVESALLEHPAVLEAAVVGIPDAQIGATIKGFLALRAGYAPSEALAEEIRNHVRAVIAPYKVPQRIEFMAELPKTANGKILRRALRDRG